The following proteins are co-located in the Flavobacterium sp. CECT 9288 genome:
- a CDS encoding carbonic anhydrase family protein, translating into MIQQVIKTAAFVILLQTIASCNSSSKNESSQTSQDLKKKDSVLDHVLTKTERDALNPEQVLKEFIAGNDRFNSGNITQRKHSEEIRKAATDGQYPKAMVLSCLDSRVPVEDVFDQGIGDVFVGRVAGNFVNTDLLGSMEFACKVAGAKLIVVMGHQHCGAIKGAIDNVQLGNITSMLTNIKPAVQMSDDFKGEKSSNNEVFVKFVAKNNIRNTISQIRSKSEILKKMEINGEIKIVGVFYTLRTGKLEFVD; encoded by the coding sequence ATGATACAACAAGTAATCAAAACTGCAGCATTTGTGATTTTACTACAAACAATAGCAAGTTGCAATTCAAGTTCTAAAAACGAAAGTTCTCAAACAAGTCAGGATTTGAAAAAGAAGGATTCAGTTCTAGATCATGTTTTAACAAAAACAGAACGCGATGCACTTAATCCAGAACAGGTTTTAAAAGAGTTTATTGCTGGAAACGATCGTTTTAATTCAGGGAATATTACCCAACGTAAACATTCGGAAGAAATTAGGAAAGCTGCAACTGATGGTCAATATCCAAAAGCAATGGTTTTAAGTTGTTTAGATAGTAGAGTGCCAGTAGAAGATGTTTTTGATCAAGGTATAGGAGATGTATTTGTAGGCAGAGTAGCTGGAAATTTTGTAAATACTGATTTATTAGGAAGTATGGAGTTTGCCTGCAAAGTTGCCGGTGCTAAATTGATTGTTGTTATGGGACATCAACATTGTGGAGCTATTAAGGGTGCTATAGATAATGTGCAATTAGGAAATATAACTTCAATGCTCACTAATATTAAACCTGCTGTACAAATGAGCGATGATTTTAAAGGAGAAAAGTCTTCTAATAATGAAGTGTTTGTTAAATTTGTTGCTAAGAATAATATAAGAAATACAATTTCTCAAATTAGGTCAAAAAGTGAAATTTTGAAAAAGATGGAAATCAATGGCGAAATTAAAATTGTAGGGGTGTTTTATACATTACGAACAGGAAAATTAGAGTTTGTTGACTGA
- a CDS encoding type I restriction-modification system subunit M, producing MAAEQKQKLEQQLWNIANTLRGKMDADDFRDYILGFIFYKYLSTKMDLYANTILQPDGLTFQEVVGHPDEALLMQEIKQLAIDKLGFFLEPADLFSELARRGNAGGKNNFILGDLAKVLTHIEQSTMGSESEEDFGNLFSDLDLTSHKLGKSEADKNELIVKVLIHLDEIDFDLENTDSDVLGDAYEYLIGQFASGAGKKAGEFYTPQQVSSILAQLVTVGKDKLKSVYDPTCGSGSLLLRVAKEVKDVSAFYGQEMNPTTYNLCRMNMIMHDVHYKRFDIKNEDTLERPQHYDLRFEAIVANPPFSANWSASPLHMTDERFSAYGKLAPSSKADFAFVQHMVHQLDDNGTMAIVLPHGVLFRGGAEGHIRQYLIQEKNYLDAVIGLPANIFYGTSIPTCILVLKKKRDNPDNILFIDASQHYEKVKTQNVLRKEDIDKIIETYKNRTEEEKYSQIASISGNRTDAINRVSTIAENDYNLNIPRYVDTFEAEDAIDLQAITQELRALAHESKTTDATIAGFCTELGIQTPF from the coding sequence ATGGCAGCCGAACAAAAACAAAAATTAGAACAACAACTCTGGAACATCGCAAACACCCTTCGTGGGAAAATGGATGCCGATGATTTTAGAGATTACATATTAGGTTTCATTTTCTACAAGTACCTGAGTACTAAAATGGATTTGTACGCCAACACCATCTTACAACCCGACGGTTTGACTTTTCAAGAAGTAGTAGGACATCCTGACGAAGCCCTTTTGATGCAAGAAATAAAACAATTGGCTATTGACAAATTAGGCTTTTTCCTAGAGCCTGCTGATTTATTCTCAGAACTAGCACGCAGAGGCAACGCAGGCGGAAAAAACAATTTTATCCTGGGCGATCTAGCCAAAGTACTCACGCACATTGAGCAAAGTACCATGGGGTCAGAAAGCGAAGAAGATTTTGGAAACTTATTTTCGGATTTAGATTTAACCTCTCACAAACTAGGAAAATCCGAAGCCGATAAAAACGAATTGATAGTAAAAGTCTTGATTCATCTGGATGAAATTGATTTTGATTTAGAAAACACCGATAGTGATGTTCTAGGAGATGCCTACGAATATTTAATAGGTCAGTTTGCCAGTGGTGCCGGCAAAAAAGCGGGCGAATTCTATACGCCACAACAAGTCAGTAGCATCTTGGCACAACTAGTAACTGTGGGTAAAGACAAGCTCAAAAGCGTATACGACCCAACGTGTGGTTCGGGTTCCTTGCTGTTGCGCGTAGCCAAAGAAGTAAAAGACGTAAGCGCTTTTTACGGTCAGGAAATGAATCCTACCACTTACAACTTGTGCCGCATGAACATGATCATGCACGATGTACACTACAAACGTTTTGACATTAAAAACGAAGATACTCTAGAACGCCCACAACATTACGATTTGCGTTTTGAAGCCATCGTGGCCAATCCGCCATTCTCGGCCAACTGGTCTGCGAGTCCGCTGCACATGACTGATGAGCGTTTTTCGGCCTATGGCAAACTCGCCCCAAGCTCTAAAGCTGATTTTGCTTTTGTACAACACATGGTGCACCAGCTAGATGATAACGGAACCATGGCTATTGTTCTCCCACACGGAGTTTTGTTTCGTGGTGGTGCCGAAGGACACATTCGCCAGTATTTGATCCAAGAGAAAAACTACCTCGATGCCGTAATAGGATTGCCCGCCAATATTTTTTACGGAACCAGTATCCCAACTTGTATTTTGGTCCTAAAGAAAAAACGCGACAATCCAGATAACATTTTGTTTATAGATGCCAGTCAGCACTACGAGAAAGTAAAAACCCAAAACGTATTGCGCAAAGAAGACATTGACAAAATAATTGAAACCTATAAAAATCGCACCGAGGAAGAAAAATATTCCCAAATTGCCTCTATTTCCGGCAATCGTACAGACGCGATTAATCGCGTCTCTACCATCGCCGAAAATGATTATAATTTAAACATCCCGCGCTACGTAGACACCTTTGAAGCCGAAGATGCCATAGACCTACAAGCCATAACCCAAGAATTACGCGCCTTAGCCCATGAAAGCAAAACCACCGATGCTACCATTGCCGGTTTTTGTACAGAATTAGGAATCCAAACCCCATTTTAA
- a CDS encoding restriction endonuclease subunit S — MNKLKVPQLRFKGFEGEWKFKKIGNIAELTSSKRVYLTDYVEEGIPFYRGKEISELKLGKIPNDILYITESSYQEFKEKFGVPQKDDLLITAVGTLGNVLRIKDEAKFYFKDGNLIWFRKITEFSPFLEIALDFYKSEIEKTSIGSTQRALTMVELRKLKFPFPTLPEQQKIASFLSAVDEKIQQLSRKKELLEQYKKGVMQQLFSGKLRFKNENGKEYPDWEEKKLGDFCTFFSGGTPTSTNQNYYSGTIPFIGSGNIYDSEVYNFISEQALNSSSAKMVEKGDLLYALYGANSGELAISKMSGAINQAILCIRNEECIEYLYYILLLNKDNIVAKYLQGGQGNLSAQIIKRLKYKFPSLPEQQKIANFLSGIDGKIEQVNGELVKTQEFKKGLLQQMFV; from the coding sequence ATGAATAAACTAAAGGTACCACAATTAAGGTTTAAGGGGTTTGAAGGGGAATGGAAATTTAAAAAAATAGGAAATATCGCTGAACTTACATCAAGTAAAAGAGTTTATTTAACAGATTATGTTGAAGAAGGTATTCCTTTTTATAGAGGTAAAGAAATTTCAGAATTGAAATTAGGTAAAATACCAAATGACATTTTATATATAACAGAATCTTCTTATCAAGAATTTAAAGAAAAATTTGGGGTTCCTCAAAAAGATGATTTATTGATTACAGCTGTTGGCACACTAGGTAATGTATTAAGAATTAAAGATGAAGCCAAATTTTACTTCAAGGATGGAAACTTAATTTGGTTTAGAAAAATCACGGAATTTTCTCCTTTTTTAGAGATTGCTTTAGATTTTTACAAAAGTGAAATTGAAAAAACGTCAATTGGTTCAACTCAAAGAGCCCTGACAATGGTTGAATTACGAAAGCTAAAATTTCCATTTCCCACCCTCCCCGAGCAACAAAAAATAGCTTCCTTTTTAAGTGCAGTCGATGAAAAAATACAGCAATTGTCCCGCAAAAAGGAATTATTAGAACAATACAAAAAAGGCGTCATGCAACAATTGTTCTCAGGTAAATTGAGGTTTAAGAATGAGAATGGAAAGGAGTATCCGGATTGGGAGGAGAAAAAGTTGGGGGATTTTTGCACATTTTTTTCAGGAGGAACACCAACAAGTACAAATCAAAATTATTATTCAGGCACAATACCTTTTATTGGTTCAGGAAATATTTATGATTCTGAAGTTTACAATTTTATTTCAGAACAGGCTTTAAATAGTTCATCGGCTAAAATGGTTGAAAAAGGCGATTTACTTTATGCTCTTTACGGTGCAAATAGTGGTGAACTTGCAATATCAAAAATGAGTGGAGCAATAAATCAAGCGATACTTTGTATTAGAAATGAAGAATGCATAGAATACTTATACTATATATTATTGCTAAATAAGGACAATATTGTTGCAAAATATTTACAGGGTGGGCAAGGAAATTTGTCTGCACAAATAATTAAAAGATTAAAATATAAATTTCCATCCTTACCAGAACAACAAAAAATCGCCAATTTTTTATCGGGCATCGATGGTAAAATAGAACAGGTGAATGGGGAATTGGTAAAAACGCAAGAATTTAAAAAAGGATTGTTGCAGCAAATGTTTGTGTAG